The Agromyces mariniharenae sequence GCCGTGCTCCGCTCCGAGGCGGGGCGCGTGGTCGACGGCCGGCTCGAGCCCGTCGGCGAGACGGGGCACCGGGACGTCGCGGAGCGTCGGCACATCCGGCCGGCCGGCACCGAGGCATCCGCGGGCGAGCTGGTGCTCGGGGCCGGCAGCCTGGTGACGCCGCCGCGGGTCGCGCTCGCCGCGGCCACGGGGGCCGATCGGCTCACCGTACGCAGACGTCCACGGGTGGCGCTCGTGCTCACGGGCGACGAGGTCGTCGAGTCGGGTGTGCCCGCGCCGGGTCGCGTGCGCGACAGCTTCCGGCTCGCGCTGCCCGCGATCCTCGACGAGCTGGGCGCCGAGGCGATCGCCGTGCACCGGGTGGGCGACGACCCCGCCGCCACCGCTGACGCGATCACCGCCGACCGGGTCGACCTCGTCGTGACCACGGGCGGCACGGGCGGCTCGCACGCCGACCAGGTGCGCGTGGCCGTCGAGCGGCTCGGCGCCGAGGTGCTCGTGCCGTCGGTGGCGATGCGCCCGGGTGGGCCGACGTTCCTCGCGCGACTGCCCGACCGGCTCGTGCTCGGCCTCCCGGGCAACCCGCTCGCCGCGGTGCTCGGGCTGCTCGCGATCGGCGGCCCGCTGCTCGGCGAGTGGACCGGCCGGACGGCCGCGACGATGACCGTCGTGGCCGCAGAGGCCCTCGCGGGGACGCGCGGTGCGACTCGGCTGGTGCCCGTCGCGGTGGGCGACGGGGGCGCGACGCCCACCGCGCACCTCGGGTCGGGCATGCTGCGCGGGCTCGCCGCGGCGGACGCCGTGCTCGTCGTGCCCGAGGAGGGCGTCGACCGCGGGGCATCCGCCGCGGCGCTGCCGCTGCCGTGGCCGACGTGAGCGGGTCGCGCCGGCCGCCGCGACGAGCTACGCCCTGACGTCCACCCGCTCCGGCTCCGCCGCGCCGGTCGGGCGCCCGGCCCGAGCCAGGACCGCCCGCGTGGACGCCTCGGGCCGCAGGTCGAGCCGGCGCAGCAGCTGCGCGTTGAGCGCGACGATCACGGTCGAGAGGCTCATCAGGATCGCGCCGACCGACATCGGCAGCACGAACCCGATCGGGGCGAGCACGCCGGCGGCGAGCGGCACCGAGATGAGGTTGTACCCGGCCGCCCACCACAGGTTCTGCGCCATCTTGCGGTAGCTGGCCCGCGACAGCTCGATCACCGAGATCACCGAACGCGGGTCGGACGACGCGAGGATGACCCCGGCCGATGCGATCGCGACATCCGTGCCGGCGCCGATGGCGATGCCGACGTCGGCCTGCGCGAGCGCGGGCGCGTCGTTCACGCCGTCGCCGACCATCGCGACGCTGAGGCCCTCGTGCTGCAGCTCCTGCACCTTCGCGGCCTTGTCCTCGGGGCGTACGCCCGCGTATACGCGATCGATGCCGATGCTCGCGGCCACGCTCCGGGCGACCGGCTCGGCGTCGCCCGTGATCATCACGACCTGCACGCCGAGCGCGTGCAGCGCGTCGACCGCCTCCTTCGACTCGGGCCGCACCTCGTCGGCCAGCGCGATGGCGCCGGCGACGCGGCCGTCGACGAGCACGTGCAGCACGGTCTGGCCGCGCTCGCTCCATCCGGCGGATGCCGCGAGCGGCTCGGCGCCCTCGCGGGCGAGCAGTCCGGGGCCGCCGACCTGCACCGACCGGCCGTCGACGGTGGCGTGCACGCCGATCGCGGCCGACGCCGTGAAGCCCGACGCCTGCGGGACGGCGAGGCCCCGGCGCGCGGCATCCGCGACGATCGCCTTCGCGAGCGGGTGCTCGGAGTCGCCCTCCGCCGCGGCGGCCAGCGCCATGAGCTCGTCGGGGTTCCAGCCGGGGGCCGCCGCGGCATCCGTCACGGCCGGCTCGCCCTTCGTGAGGGTGCCGGTCTTGTCGAACAGCACGGCCTGCACGGTGCGCATGGTCTCGAGCGCGAGGCGGTCGGTCACGAGCACGCCGCCGCGGGCCGCACGCTCGGTCGCGATCGACACGACGAGCGGGATGGCCAGGCCGAGCGCGTGGGGGCACGCGATCACGAGCACGGTGATGGTGCGCACGACGGCGTCGTCGGGGCTGCCGAGGAGGGTCCATACGGTCGCCGTGATCGCCGCGACACCGAGGGCGAACCAGAACAGCCAGCCGGCGGCGCGGTCGGCCAGTCGCTGCGCGCGGGAGCTCGACGCCTGCGCCTGCGCGACGAGACGCTGGATGCCCGCGAGCGCGGTGTCGTCGCCGACGGCGGAGACCCGCACGCGGATCGCGGTGTCGGTCGCGACGGTGCCCGCGACCACGTGGTCGCCGGGGCCGCGGCTCACCGTCGTGGACTCGCCGGTGATCATCGACTCGTCCATCGCGGCCGTGCCGTCGATCACGTCGCCGTCGGCGGGGACGCGTCC is a genomic window containing:
- a CDS encoding molybdopterin molybdotransferase MoeA, with the protein product MSRGLAWQVARERAAAAAPAAAIEHVPLHRAGGRVLAADVHTPIPLPHYASSAMDGWAVRGAAPWRLVEGPGIEAGEAVVIVTGGLVPDGADAVLRSEAGRVVDGRLEPVGETGHRDVAERRHIRPAGTEASAGELVLGAGSLVTPPRVALAAATGADRLTVRRRPRVALVLTGDEVVESGVPAPGRVRDSFRLALPAILDELGAEAIAVHRVGDDPAATADAITADRVDLVVTTGGTGGSHADQVRVAVERLGAEVLVPSVAMRPGGPTFLARLPDRLVLGLPGNPLAAVLGLLAIGGPLLGEWTGRTAATMTVVAAEALAGTRGATRLVPVAVGDGGATPTAHLGSGMLRGLAAADAVLVVPEEGVDRGASAAALPLPWPT
- a CDS encoding copper-translocating P-type ATPase, with protein sequence MHADHDAHAGHDMNHAGHEMSHDAHAGHEMSHDAHAGHDIGHDAHAGHDMGHAGHDAHAGHDAHAGHAGHGDHVGQFRRLFWINLVLAVPTILFSPMFADIIGYALPDNALIPWISPALGTVMFFWGGRPFLTGAWSELKARKPGMMLLIGLAITVAYFASLGASLGLLDHRLDFWWELALLIVIMLLGHWIEMRSIAATSSALDALAALLPDEAERVTDAADGTSTVEIVAPADLRVGDVVIVRPGGRVPADGDVIDGTAAMDESMITGESTTVSRGPGDHVVAGTVATDTAIRVRVSAVGDDTALAGIQRLVAQAQASSSRAQRLADRAAGWLFWFALGVAAITATVWTLLGSPDDAVVRTITVLVIACPHALGLAIPLVVSIATERAARGGVLVTDRLALETMRTVQAVLFDKTGTLTKGEPAVTDAAAAPGWNPDELMALAAAAEGDSEHPLAKAIVADAARRGLAVPQASGFTASAAIGVHATVDGRSVQVGGPGLLAREGAEPLAASAGWSERGQTVLHVLVDGRVAGAIALADEVRPESKEAVDALHALGVQVVMITGDAEPVARSVAASIGIDRVYAGVRPEDKAAKVQELQHEGLSVAMVGDGVNDAPALAQADVGIAIGAGTDVAIASAGVILASSDPRSVISVIELSRASYRKMAQNLWWAAGYNLISVPLAAGVLAPIGFVLPMSVGAILMSLSTVIVALNAQLLRRLDLRPEASTRAVLARAGRPTGAAEPERVDVRA